Below is a genomic region from Parus major isolate Abel chromosome 19, Parus_major1.1, whole genome shotgun sequence.
aaggcaacagagctggggaagggtctggagcacaagtctgatgaagAGCAACTGAGGGAactgggggggctcagcctggagaaaaggaggatcagGAGGAACTTTTTCACTCCCTACAACTTCCTGAAACGAGGTTGTAGCCAGGGGAGTCAGGCACTGCTCCCAAGGAACAAGCAACAagacaagaggacacagcctcaagtTGTACCATGGAAAGTTTGGcttggatattagggaaaatttcttcaccaaaagggtggtcaggcattttaacagggaaatggtggagtcattccctggaaatattaaaaaaatgtgtggatgtggcacttggagacATGATTTAGTGCTAacatggcagtgctgagttaatggCTTGAGTCGATTAACtcagaggtctttcccaacctaaacaattgtatgattctataattctatcctgggctgggctggatccCAGCAATCCCAAACCTCCTGCCAGCTtgtgctgccctggctcctgGGGCTCCCTGGGCTGTTTCCAGCCAGCTGGCAGGATTCTGGATGCATTTCATGCACCTCCACAAGTGGTTGAAACTCATGGGGGCTGATGGTGGACGGAGGGATGGATGCACAGATGCACGGACCGATGCCTGTGTGCACAGGTGCCCGATGCACAGATGGACAGACACGAATGCATGGACAGATGCACGTGTGCACAATGCATGGACGGATGCACAGACAGCATCCTGCCAGGGCCAGGCAGAGCCAAGGGGTCTCCATGGCATTTCTGAAGTGGCGAGGGCAAGCGGTGACCCCCAGGGATGCGTGGGAGCCGGTCCCAGCTGCCCTCACCTGTTGATGAGGTCCTCATTGCTGTCGCTCTCCATCTCATCCTCAATGGCTGCCTGCAGGTCCCCGATGCGTTTGAAGGCCAGCTTCAGGTCTGACTGCAGGCTCTGGTTGGCAGCTTCCAGGCTCTCCAGGTCCAtctcctgcagggagggagtgGGATGAGCCACATTCCTTAGGGAACACCCCCTTGTCCCCTGCCTGGCTCTACCATGGCTGCCTCACCAGCTCGTGCTTCTTGCGGCTGGCTTCTGCCTCCTTCTTGGCCAGCTCGCCCATCTCCTCCTTGACATCGCGGAGCTGCCGTTGCAGCCGCTTGTTCTGCTCCTTCTCCCGGTTCTCGGCGGCCGCACGTTGATCCCGCTCCTCCGTCAGCTTCTCCATGTTCTCCTTCAGCCGAGTGGCCAGGCTCTGCCAAGCAGCAGGGTCACCCCAAACACCCCCACGGACCTCTCACCCTGCAGGTCCACCCTCACCCCGACACCCACCAGGGGATGATGAGAGGATGGATTCCACTCCCATCAATTCACACAAGGAGATGGAGAAGAAACCACCCCCTCCCAAGgccagggaaggggcagaaCAACAGCAAGGGCTTTGTTGAATTGGAAAAATAGATTTAACTGTGTGTGAAGTAATTAAAACATGTAACGTAGGGAAAAAATAGCTCCCGTTCTTCCCCAGCCACTGAGCCAGCCGCTGCATATTTATGGCCCCGGCAGAGAGAGTGGGGAAGGAAATAATAGCTTGGAAAATATGAAGAGGAGAGCTAAGCTGCCGCgctccctggcagagctgcgGAGGCAGAATATAAAACAGGCTGCATTCGCAGGACTGGGGAGTCTATAATTTCCCTAAGTCGATGCAGGGAAAGAGCAGCACTTTGCCGAGCTGGGCGGTGGATTACTGTTATCAGTGCTTGCAGGGAGCCTTCCCTGTGGAGACAGGGGTGGGCTGCCAGAGGGGGAGGGCTGCAGCGTGGGGGGTCCTGGGGAGGGGAGGTGCTCAGCAGACCCTCAGGAAGCTTTGTTATGGTCCTGTTGcacccctgtcccagctggagcagagggagagccCCATGACTACCTCCAGGCGCTTGACTTGCGTCCTTTCGAACTCCAGCCTGGTCTCCAGCTCGCGGATTTTGGCCTCCTGCCGGCTCACCAGCGACTTGTCCACCATGGATTGctccaggaattccagctggctctgcagaCCTTGCAGCTGTGGGAGAGGGTACAGCCTCAGCCTCAACCACAATCACCCTGCCCCCCTGCCATGCTGTCCTGGAGGAGagctgctggccatgctgctccCATCCTGATGGAGAGCTTCCCACTGGACTGCTCTGCACCCCCACAGTGCAGAGAGCCCCACATGGCGTGGGCAGCAGGTCTCTGGGTGCTCCTCATTGCCCTAGCTTCACTCAGGGTGCATCTTcaccttctcctgcagctcctgcttctccttgctgacctcctccagctgtgcctggaggtCATTCATCTGTGCCAGGTCCCGGGATGCCTGCAGGACACACCAGGGCCATCAGTGGGGATCCCACTGTGCTGGCTCCAAGAGACACATCTTGAGTGGGTGGAGtgggtgcagctgctgcttccccttcACCTGGGCCACAGCTGCCTTGTGCTTCTTCATCAGCTCATTCATGTCCTCCTGATCCTCCTCCAGCCGGCTCTGCACCTCattcttttccctctgcagacggctcagctgctcctccagctgcagggagccacACATGTCTTTCAGTGTATCCCAAGAATGGGGCACTCACCCCCCAAACCCACTCCAAACAGTGTGGGGCCACCCTGGTGCAAATGGGGCATGGCCCCACCATGGTTCATCACAACTACAGCCCACTCACCGCTGCCTTGGCCTTGGCAAGGTCATCGATCTGCAGGTGGAGGTCCTCGATCTCCACTTCCATGGATTTGCGGGCCTTGACAGCGGCTGCACAGGTGAACTCTGactcttccagctgcagggataTATTTCAGTGCCTGGCCAGGTTCAGGGACACCCTGTGCCCCTCAAAGCCTGCAGTATGAGGAGTGTCTAGATGCACACCTGATTCTTGAGCTGGGTGATCTCCCTCTTGCTGGGTGCGTTGTTTTTCAGGTGGTCCAGCATGATCTGAGCATCAGCCAGCAGCGCCTTCGTTCTCTTCAGGTCCCGGCGCAGGCGCTTTTCTGTCTCAAAGTCGCGCTGGTTGGCCTGTGGCAGGGGAAACTTTGCCATGGTTCCATGCCAGAGGGGTGTCCACCCCACCATGGCCACCTCAAGGTCCCCAAAGCAAGGCAGGTGCCCAGCTGCCCTTCAACCCACCTGCTCGCTGACAGCAGATAATTTGCTTTCCAGCTCCCGCTTCTCTCTCAGCACCTTCTGCTTGTCCTCATactcctcctccagctgcacctCCATCTGCttcagctggggacagccagggggcAGCTGGTCAGGGTGGCGGGGAGGGGTCATGACCCCCCTCCTCACGTGtcccctggggacactgggtgACCCCACGAGCTGGGTGTTTGCACAACCAGAGGCACAGAGCCCGGCATGCACTGGCCTGGGCAGCAGAAGAACTGGTCGGACCCGCTGGGCCGGTGTAGCCAGGCTGTGGTTGGCTGCATGGGAGCTGGGTGCTGTGTGACGGTGCCcggctggcagctcccagcacccgGCCAGGGCATGGGGATGCATCCCAGGCCCTCCTGGGCAAAGgggccacagcagagccctaCCTTCTTCTGGCATGACTGCCGGATCTCCTCCACCTCCTCATCACGGCTCTCCACCTCCTTGGCGTGGGTCTGCCGCAGcctctccatctccatctccagccGCAGCTTCGCCTGCAAATGGTGGGGATGTGGTTAGAGCAAAGGGGATGTGGGTACCCCTCCATGGCACTCTCCAGTCACCACTCACCCTGAAAACCCCCCGTTCTGAGGCCAGCTGGGCTGCCCGCCCCATGGTGACCTGCTGGGCCATGGCACGGAGGGCCGGGAGCCGTGTCGGCCGCGGTGATGCCGGGCCTGACGCTGGGCTCAGGGCGACCGCCTCCTCTTCCCAGGCAAGCCTGGCCCAGGTAATAACAGCCCTGCATGAAACCACCCCACCCAGAAACCTCGCCCCTCCCTGCCGTACCTGCTCCAGCATCTGGATGGTTCCAGCCTGCTCATCCAGTTCCTCCTCCTGGTCTTTGACCTTCGCCTCCAGGTCCCTCAGCTGTTTCTTCACCTTGGCCAGGGAGGCTTCATCCTTTGACTCCTGGGAGGAgatgtcctgcagctctgcctccagcgCCTCTGCCTTCTGTGTCAGCCCTGCGATGTCCGAGTCCTTGTCCTGCAAGAGACAGGGTCACTGTCAGCCCAGGGCACCCAGTGGttgggaggctggggagggtcCGGGGGCCActcacctccagcagctgcttgagGCCAAAGacctcagccaccagcacatCCTTCTCTCGGCTCAGCTTCTCCCGCTGCAAGCGTTCCCGCTGTGCCTCCTCATGTGCCTGTGAGAGCTCACTGTCAAACCTGCATGGGGAGAGTGGGGGGAGCACTCAGCACCCCGGGGACTGATCCTCAGCCCTATGCCAGGGGCACTGCACCCAGCATCCCCTTCCCTCAGCAGCAAGCACTGGGAAGGGCAGTGTGCTGCTGGGTTTTTGTGTGAAACACACTGGTGATGAGTCTTTAATTGCCAGCACGGTGGCACGAGTCACTCAGACTCTCCTTATGACGCCTTCACTCCGTGCTAATGGGGAGTGCAGCACCAaccccagcagcacctcagccGTTCTCCAGGACCAGCATGTGCCCATGGAACTGTGGCTGCCAATGGCAGGGGCTTGGCTACCCCAAGGGCACACCAAACCCACCAAGGAGGACATGGAGGGGTCTCTAGGAGAGATGGGCTCTTGTGGCACCTTGGCTCCCACAGCtgcatcccagtgctgggatTCCACGTGACATGGCACCAGTCCCATCCCCAAAGGGGACACACAACCCCCTGGAGCCCCTGTTGAAGGAGTGCTCAGTACAGCCTGTAGCCAAGCAGCACCACGGCAGTCTCTCCCAGTGCCCCTGGGATGGGATCAGCCGGGTTTGCTCCGAAATCACTGCCTTTGGGGCTTGGAAAACAACCCTGTGCTTGAGTTTGTGACCTGCGTTAAACACCTCGGCAGCTAATCCCCATTTTTCCTTGTGCTGGGTAATAAACAGCTGCATTAGCATAGACTCCAATCCGCggaaattgaaattaattagaTTGGATTCTCTCgctgtatttgtgtgtgtgatcATTACCATAATGAGATGAAAGCGTCCCTGCTGCTTAATAACGTTAGCAAACtttggggctgggagaggggacgGGATGGCAGCGTGTGCTGAGTGGAGATACAGGGCACTAGCAACCTCCACTATGGAGCATGACCCCACATGGCATCACTAAGCTTTGGGCCCCCCAAAAGGGCATGGGGATCCCCTCCACAACAAACACATCCAACTCAGGCAGCCCTATCCTGCTGGAGACACTTCAGCCAAGTAGGAGCTGGTGAGATGCCCAAATCCCTGCTAAAATGGTAATGCCACTTTGCCAGAGGCGTGTCCCCCACGTCTCCCTCGCAGTCAGCACACGGTCCCCACCTCCGCTGCTTCTTCTCCAGGTCATGGTTGcgtccctgctgtccctcaaGGTGCAGCTTGgtgtcctgcagctcagcagccaggcGCTGACACttcttcttcagctgctgcagtgcccgCTGGCTCTCCTCGCTGTCCGCCTGCAGGTCTgccagctgcaggcacaggcaggcagTGAGGGCTCTGGGATGCCAccatgtccctgctgtcctAGCCATGCTGAGAGGACCAGGGAGtccccagagctgagccctcACTCACCTTGCGCTCCAGCTGCCTCTTGCCCTGCTGCTCCACCTCCAGCttgtcctccagctcctgctgcagccgTTTCTTGGTGAAGTCAATCTCCCGCACTGCCCGCTCGTATTTCAGCCGCCATTCACCACCTGTGTGGGGAAACCTGGTCACCAAGGGGCTGTGGGGGTGGCACGGGGAGAATGGGACACTGCAGAGTGTGCCAGTACCTGAATCATCATCGTCAAGCTCCCCGTTGAGCTCGGCCGCCCGGATGAGCCGAGCCTCCATCACTTCCATCTCCATCGACTCCATCTGCTTCTTCAGGGCGTCGTACTTGGCCTGGGAGGGGACGTGGCTGTGGTGAGCACTTGAAAGGGACACGAGACACTGCGAGGCCAGGGAGAGGCACATTTACCTGCAGGTCCTTCATCTCCTTCTCAGCCCGCAGCCTCTCAGCTGTCTCAGCgtccagcagctgggaggcaGACTCGCCAGTGTTCCGCTCGTCCGTCAGCTCCGATGTCAGTTCTGTGATCTGGGGGTGGCAGGGACAATGGGACCACAGACTGGGCCAGGCTGGCACGGCCCCGTACCCCATCCCAGCAGCGGCAAAGACCTACCCTGCTCTCTAGGCGGTCGCTGTTGAGCCGCAGCTCGTTACGCTCCTTCTCCACCTTCTCGAGTTTGCTCTTCAGCTGCTGGATCTCTTCCTGCAACAGAGCGGGTGGTGAGGGAGGGGGCAGGCGCAGGGAAGAGGCTGGCGGGTAGGaggctggcagctccctgcccctccccagcaccccccAGTGCAGGATGGGCAGGGTGGGGGCTCCCCGGGGCTCCTCTCCCTTGCcaagggctgggcagggactTTCCCCAACCCGCTCCGCTGTCGTGAGCACTTCAACCCCATAAATGGTGTCAAAATACCAGGCAGtcccagaaaagctgcagaggggTACCCACAtcccctgggagaggaggaggaagcaaatCTACCCATCAGCAGCTTGCTGAAGGATTTGGGTGCACCCATCccaggtggggagggagggggccCACCAGGATGCTCAGGGACCACCAGCCAGTGCTGTGGAAGCATGTCTGGCTACTAAcatcttcctccctcttcctccgGTCCCAGCATAGGCTGGGGGGGCAGCAGGGGGGCCCAAGTGCTCCTGCCCAGGTGCCCCCACCCAGGTGCCTGGCCCCAGCAGGTCAGGGTGAAAGCtgagccaggcagcagctccgTGCTCAGCGGGTGCACCAGTGTCTGGTTGCCAGTGCGAATGGAGCCCCCGCATTTGCCTCTCGGCACACGGTTTCATTTCCATTCTCCACGCTTGTAATTGGGCTCAAGCAACAGCCAGCTCTTGACATGCTGATTCACAAATTAGGGAGCAATTCGAGCCTGGCGCTGACGGGGCTTGGGCAGACGTGGTCCTGCATCTCACCCCATCATGAGTTCCTGCATCCCAACCCACTGTGGGATCCAGTATCCCAACATACCACAGGATACTACATCCCACCCTTCCCTGGGTTTTGCTTCCCACCCCACTGCAGGGTCTTGCATCCCACCCCACTGCAGGGCCCTATCCAAGAGTAAGGCTCCCCCAAGCCCTCCAGCATGCTCCAGCATGGATACCCACGTCTTTGCCACGAATCTGGTCCTCGGTGAGCTGCACCTCGATGAGGGGTCGCACTGTGGTGAAGAGCTTCCACCAGGGCCAATCCTTCACCCCTTTGTTCTTCTTGATGTTCTTCTGCACGCACCGGATGGCCAAATCCTGGATCTGTGCAGGGCACGGGGTCAGCACGGGGTGTGGGGTCAGCACGGGGCCACCAGCAGGGCAAAGCAAAGTGTGCGGGTGCTCAGCATCCCTGCCAGCACCCCAGCATGCTTCCTTTCGTTAGCATTTGGGCTAATTGCACCAGCAAATCTGCTGTTTGatcctctccagcctctctaAATGCTAATCCTGGGAAGGTGAGGCGCTGTAAAATGCCTATTTTACACCTCTAATGATAAAAGTAGGAGCTGAAGTGCGGCTTCATCCTTCCGCGGCGATgcccagcagcctccctgccGGTTCCCCCTGGCCCCCCGGTTCCCCCTGGCCCCCCACAGCTCCGGGGGAggcgggaggaggaggtgctggcCCAGGAGGCGCAGAAAGGCTGCACTGCCCATTTTAGGCGAAAttgtgcagcagagcagggaggggagaatCGCTGGGACGAACCTTTCTCTTCTTGAAGTGCTGCCGTGCCAGGAAGCCCCTGCACGCCGCTTGGAAAAGGGTGATGTTCCTGCTGGTCTGTGTGTCCcgctgctcctccagcctggccagtGATCCAGCCCGGAAAAACACCTGTGGGAGGGAAGCAGGACAGCGATGGGTACCTGCATCCCTCCAGCTACGTCGTGCCACCCTCCCGCTGGTGGGGATGTGtctctcccctctgcagccactgGTCCTGTCCCACCATGGGGTTTTATTCCCCAGGCAGGAGGAATGCTGTGGGTGGGAGCAAACAGTGCTGCCCTTTTGCTGTCCCACCGTGCCATGAcgcacagctctgcccacacCCACTAGTGTCAGGCACCATACCCGGCTCAAGCCCATGTGGTAGCTGCTCTTCTCCAGGTCCAGTGATTCCAGGAGCTCCTCcactgcctgcagggagggaaaggtGTCAGGGCCAGGCACTTTGAGGTGCAGGGCACTCTGGACTGCAGCAGTGACTCTGACATGGGGCACGTACCCGTTTCTCATCTACCACGATGTAGTTGCGCCCATGCTTTTTGGTCAGGTGTGGGGCCAGGACATCAAAGCGCCGCCTGAACTCCGCAAACACCATGTGGTCGGGGTAACCTGGGGAAGCAAGGGAGAGTGGGGCTGTGTGGATGCCCAGGGGAtggccagggacagccccacGTGCCCTGACACGCTGGGGCTCGTGTTTTGGGAAAGCTGACAGGGTCAGCCCATGTGACACAAGCTCCCCATGGGGTCAGGCATAGCTGGAATGCCCTTGGCCTCCCCGGGAGGTTTTCCTTGGCTGCATCCTCCAGCAATTTTGGCTGGGATCTGAGAAAAAAGCGGCCAGATCCCTCCTCAGGGGGAGAGCAGCGACACGTGTTGCCTGTGCAAGTCCTGATCTGGCTCCACTCTGAGCCACAGCCAACTCCAGCACTGAGCCTCCATATCTTAATTAACAATGAGGTATTGATGGGGACATTGACCCCGGCACGGTCTGCAGGTCACAGCCATCGATGCAGGAGGCGTGCAGGTGGCATAGATTTCCAATCATGGCAGGAGGGTCCAGCCTCCAAGCAATAAACCCTCATCTGCGTGGCTGGCCAGCCAGTGTATCGATAAATGCTTTGCTGAGCACAACCCAGAGGCTCTCGTTCCAGTGGGACAGGGGCTGGATGCCAATGGGATTGCTGCCAGGAACCAGTGGCACCAAGGCAGACGCCCAATTAAGGCCATGCCTGTCCCCAGTGTAAGATAACAGCCCAGCAGGAGAGCGGGGACAGGGATAGGACCGCCCTGGGGAGAGGCTCCACAGTTCAGAGCAAGGGCACGTGCTGAAAGGATTCCTGGGGGGGTCTTTGGCTCTCCAGCgagaagctgcagccaggacCTCGGTGTTGTCCATCCCCTGGTGCTGGTGCCAGGGCTCACCTTGGCGGTACATGCGGAGGGCGTCGAGCAGGCGGGAGCCGCGGAGCTGGGCACGCAGGAGGGGCACGTCCAGCTGCATCAGCCCGGCCTCGCAGTGCTCTGCCGGCAGCTCCAGCTCGCTGCCACTCACCCGCcggcacagcacagcctgggggtCCCCGCTGGCCCCCGCCTTGGGCAGGAAGCAATGCACAAAGTGCAGCTTGGACTTCTTGATGCTGTCGATGAGGGCATCCTGTGGGtgtggcagagcagggtgagCAGCGATGTGCAGAGATGCCCCAGCCAGATGTGGGGATCCCCCTCGGCATCCCCTCACTCACCACTTGCAGCTTGATCTGGATGCAGAGGGATTTCTTCTTGACGGCAGCCACGCCGGTGGTGAAAGTCTTGCGCATGCTGGTGGCCCGGCGCAGGGCCAGCTGGGAGCCCCCCTCCAGCCCCGCCACCGAGCCCGACAGCACCAGCGCTGACCCACCACGCCCAGAAAACAGGCTGCTGATCACCTTCCTGCAGGGCACAGACAGCATGTCACCCCCCAGCGTCACCTCTCCCCCCTGCCATGCTCCCACCCCAGGACCCTGCTCACTTCTGGGactcctgcagcaggacagaggcGTTTTGGGAGGCTGGGTTGTGCTTGACGTAGTTGAGCCATCCCGTAGCGTCGTACTCCACCCAGTTGGTCCCTGAGTTGTGTCCCAAAAGGAAGTGCCGG
It encodes:
- the MYO18A gene encoding unconventional myosin-XVIIIa isoform X8 codes for the protein MVIINPLSSPSMYSEKVMHMFKGCRREDTSPHIYAVAQAAYRSMLMSRQDQAIVLLGASGSGKTTNCQHLVQYLATIAGSTGKVFSAEKWQALYTILEAFGNSSTGMNGNATRFSQIISLDFDQAGQVASASVQTLLLEKLRVARRPANETTFNVFYYLLACSDSTLRTELHFNHLAENNVFGIVPPSKPEEKQKATQQFSKLLAAMKVMGISGDEQKAFWLILGAIYHLGAAGATKDADEAGRKQFARHEWAQKAAYLLGCSLEELSSAIFKHQSKGTLQRSTSFRQGPDESPLGDSGTGRVRYRGDSGWPQGMPGSGHSGLLWPGPKLTALECLEAMAAGLYSELFTLLISLLNRALKSSQHSVCSVTVVDTPGAQNPELAGQSRGATFEELCHNYAQERLQQLFHQRTFARELERYKEENIELALADAEPSSSGSIAAVDQSSHQALVRSLARTDEARGLLWLLEEEALQPGGNEDTLLERLFSYYGPQEGGKKGHNPLLPSDKPRHFLLGHNSGTNWVEYDATGWLNYVKHNPASQNASVLLQESQKKVISSLFSGRGGSALVLSGSVAGLEGGSQLALRRATSMRKTFTTGVAAVKKKSLCIQIKLQVDALIDSIKKSKLHFVHCFLPKAGASGDPQAVLCRRVSGSELELPAEHCEAGLMQLDVPLLRAQLRGSRLLDALRMYRQGYPDHMVFAEFRRRFDVLAPHLTKKHGRNYIVVDEKRAVEELLESLDLEKSSYHMGLSRVFFRAGSLARLEEQRDTQTSRNITLFQAACRGFLARQHFKKRKIQDLAIRCVQKNIKKNKGVKDWPWWKLFTTVRPLIEVQLTEDQIRGKDEEIQQLKSKLEKVEKERNELRLNSDRLESRITELTSELTDERNTGESASQLLDAETAERLRAEKEMKDLQAKYDALKKQMESMEMEVMEARLIRAAELNGELDDDDSGGEWRLKYERAVREIDFTKKRLQQELEDKLEVEQQGKRQLERKLADLQADSEESQRALQQLKKKCQRLAAELQDTKLHLEGQQGRNHDLEKKQRRFDSELSQAHEEAQRERLQREKLSREKDVLVAEVFGLKQLLEDKDSDIAGLTQKAEALEAELQDISSQESKDEASLAKVKKQLRDLEAKVKDQEEELDEQAGTIQMLEQAKLRLEMEMERLRQTHAKEVESRDEEVEEIRQSCQKKLKQMEVQLEEEYEDKQKVLREKRELESKLSAVSEQANQRDFETEKRLRRDLKRTKALLADAQIMLDHLKNNAPSKREITQLKNQLEESEFTCAAAVKARKSMEVEIEDLHLQIDDLAKAKAALEEQLSRLQREKNEVQSRLEEDQEDMNELMKKHKAAVAQASRDLAQMNDLQAQLEEVSKEKQELQEKLQGLQSQLEFLEQSMVDKSLVSRQEAKIRELETRLEFERTQVKRLESLATRLKENMEKLTEERDQRAAAENREKEQNKRLQRQLRDVKEEMGELAKKEAEASRKKHELEMDLESLEAANQSLQSDLKLAFKRIGDLQAAIEDEMESDSNEDLINSLQDMVAKYQKRKSKLDGDSDVDSELEERVDGVKSWLSKNKGSSKALSDDGSLKGSRSAPPDGPEPEERPVSVLSSLSYRKRPGLKDSIGGRGDEQTLFSALGERPPSPERPPRRAARGGEPQDRAAVITRAFADASGRARQGLDKRWSVSTTDVEKASVASAPVSRVSSASWRGLEDGDDGDEGCSVLSFALSSPGSLRSRRGGPEDRPESRLSLARSRLDEADEKSRGQPLLGRSFSVPPRPRSAASEEEGPGDPRPVRHRSYLDPDLEAAIQEVLSYRPLQARGYSSPEADSGDDGRSVRSVRSVRSAAPLGAADRPSGSLRRSASALDFSRHSCRCRSNSGSSEEEEERKKKSSKKHAKKRKKKSKKKKKKQQSSSESSSSSESSSGSTSSYRSTSSVKKGPRGAGSEEPTRPARDKKEEKQRKKQVDNLMMKYLYRPESD
- the MYO18A gene encoding unconventional myosin-XVIIIa isoform X10, producing MVIINPLSSPSMYSEKVMHMFKGCRREDTSPHIYAVAQAAYRSMLMSRQDQAIVLLGASGSGKTTNCQHLVQYLATIAGSTGKVFSAEKWQALYTILEAFGNSSTGMNGNATRFSQIISLDFDQAGQVASASVQTLLLEKLRVARRPANETTFNVFYYLLACSDSTLRTELHFNHLAENNVFGIVPPSKPEEKQKATQQFSKLLAAMKVMGISGDEQKAFWLILGAIYHLGAAGATKDADEAGRKQFARHEWAQKAAYLLGCSLEELSSAIFKHQSKGTLQRSTSFRQGPDESPLGDSGTGPKLTALECLEAMAAGLYSELFTLLISLLNRALKSSQHSVCSVTVVDTPGAQNPELAGQSRGATFEELCHNYAQERLQQLFHQRTFARELERYKEENIELALADAEPSSSGSIAAVDQSSHQALVRSLARTDEARGLLWLLEEEALQPGGNEDTLLERLFSYYGPQEGGKKGHNPLLPSDKPRHFLLGHNSGTNWVEYDATGWLNYVKHNPASQNASVLLQESQKKVISSLFSGRGGSALVLSGSVAGLEGGSQLALRRATSMRKTFTTGVAAVKKKSLCIQIKLQVDALIDSIKKSKLHFVHCFLPKAGASGDPQAVLCRRVSGSELELPAEHCEAGLMQLDVPLLRAQLRGSRLLDALRMYRQGYPDHMVFAEFRRRFDVLAPHLTKKHGRNYIVVDEKRAVEELLESLDLEKSSYHMGLSRVFFRAGSLARLEEQRDTQTSRNITLFQAACRGFLARQHFKKRKIQDLAIRCVQKNIKKNKGVKDWPWWKLFTTVRPLIEVQLTEDQIRGKDEEIQQLKSKLEKVEKERNELRLNSDRLESRITELTSELTDERNTGESASQLLDAETAERLRAEKEMKDLQAKYDALKKQMESMEMEVMEARLIRAAELNGELDDDDSGGEWRLKYERAVREIDFTKKRLQQELEDKLEVEQQGKRQLERKLADLQADSEESQRALQQLKKKCQRLAAELQDTKLHLEGQQGRNHDLEKKQRRFDSELSQAHEEAQRERLQREKLSREKDVLVAEVFGLKQLLEDKDSDIAGLTQKAEALEAELQDISSQESKDEASLAKVKKQLRDLEAKVKDQEEELDEQAGTIQMLEQAKLRLEMEMERLRQTHAKEVESRDEEVEEIRQSCQKKLKQMEVQLEEEYEDKQKVLREKRELESKLSAVSEQANQRDFETEKRLRRDLKRTKALLADAQIMLDHLKNNAPSKREITQLKNQLEESEFTCAAAVKARKSMEVEIEDLHLQIDDLAKAKAALEEQLSRLQREKNEVQSRLEEDQEDMNELMKKHKAAVAQASRDLAQMNDLQAQLEEVSKEKQELQEKLQGLQSQLEFLEQSMVDKSLVSRQEAKIRELETRLEFERTQVKRLESLATRLKENMEKLTEERDQRAAAENREKEQNKRLQRQLRDVKEEMGELAKKEAEASRKKHELEMDLESLEAANQSLQSDLKLAFKRIGDLQAAIEDEMESDSNEDLINSLQDMVAKYQKRKSKLDGDSDVDSELEERVDGVKSWLSKNKGSSKALSDDGSLKGSRSAPPDGPEPEERPVSVLSSLSYRKRPGLKDSIGGRGDEQTLFSALGERPPSPERPPRRAARGGEPQDRAAVITRAFADASGRARQGLDKRWSVSTTDVEKASVASAPVSRVSSASWRGLEDGDDGDEGCSVLSFALSSPGSLRSRRGGPEDRPESRLSLARSRLDEADEKSRGQPLLGRSFSVPPRPRSAASEEEGPGDPRPVRHRSYLDPDLEAAIQEVLSYRPLQARGYSSPEADSGDDGRSVRSVRSVRSAAPLGAADRPSGSLRRSASALDFSRHSCRCRSNSGSSEEEEERKKKSSKKHAKKRKKKSKKKKKKQQSSSESSSSSESSSGSTSSYRSTSSVKKGPRGAGSEEPTRPARDKKEEKQRKKQVDNLMMKYLYRPESD